A window from Desulfurobacterium atlanticum encodes these proteins:
- a CDS encoding disulfide isomerase DsbC N-terminal domain-containing protein, whose amino-acid sequence MVKFFIMKLILKVILFFTAVTVSAYGKGCPKIGDVEKQLLLTFRKPIKVKAVYPIGIDGFCRVITQEGNFFIDEKARYLIQGLIFKLPDRKIDKEFMNFLEKSVSFEAGEGKRYVYVIVDPECEACRKSSKKMKLFFENGIKLKFILAPFSSKEAEEKAIKFICSHGNIKNFMEGNYRGKVCTSGKLKVWSTMDKLKARGLTSTPVFITENGNVYFGENSVKEVIKEYEKKEGAKPQN is encoded by the coding sequence ATGGTAAAATTTTTTATTATGAAACTAATATTGAAGGTTATTCTATTCTTCACAGCGGTAACAGTATCTGCATACGGGAAAGGGTGCCCTAAGATCGGCGATGTTGAAAAACAGCTTTTACTAACATTTAGGAAACCCATAAAGGTAAAAGCTGTCTATCCTATTGGTATTGATGGATTCTGCAGGGTTATCACACAGGAAGGAAACTTTTTTATAGATGAAAAAGCACGTTACCTTATTCAGGGTCTGATATTCAAGCTACCGGATAGAAAAATTGATAAAGAGTTTATGAATTTTCTTGAAAAATCGGTAAGTTTTGAAGCGGGAGAAGGTAAAAGATATGTTTATGTAATAGTTGACCCTGAATGTGAAGCGTGTAGAAAAAGCAGTAAAAAGATGAAGCTGTTTTTTGAAAACGGAATAAAACTGAAATTTATACTTGCTCCGTTCTCCTCAAAAGAGGCTGAAGAAAAAGCCATAAAGTTTATCTGTTCTCACGGAAACATAAAAAACTTTATGGAAGGAAACTACAGAGGGAAAGTGTGCACCTCAGGAAAATTGAAGGTATGGAGCACAATGGACAAACTTAAAGCAAGAGGTTTAACCTCTACTCCTGTTTTCATCACCGAAAACGGAAACGTATACTTTGGAGAAAACAGCGTGAAAGAAGTAATTAAAGAGTACGAAAAGAAAGAGGGGGCAAAGCCCCAGAATTAG
- a CDS encoding C-GCAxxG-C-C family protein: MEFSSIVKNMEFYRNICGKREIKREDVDFEEIAKNAYEGYKKVGCEFGVITSVSAALGIDIDFEKVMEIKKELPFKWGAVCGAVTGAFVLFSLLLEESDFEEAAKKIIKFHNETPLPHYGGNGTAVPKASADSILCRDSILNWTRKTGIPVRSPLRSERCGRVTADIAVETLNIIFEKLPVSISL; encoded by the coding sequence ATGGAGTTTTCTTCAATCGTTAAGAATATGGAGTTTTACAGAAACATTTGTGGGAAAAGGGAGATAAAAAGGGAAGATGTGGATTTTGAAGAGATTGCAAAGAATGCCTATGAAGGTTATAAAAAGGTAGGGTGTGAATTTGGTGTCATAACGTCTGTTTCAGCTGCTCTTGGAATTGATATTGATTTTGAGAAAGTTATGGAAATTAAAAAGGAACTGCCTTTTAAATGGGGGGCTGTTTGCGGAGCTGTTACAGGTGCGTTTGTGCTGTTCTCTCTTCTTCTTGAAGAATCGGATTTTGAAGAAGCTGCAAAAAAGATAATAAAATTTCACAACGAAACTCCGCTACCACATTATGGAGGTAATGGAACTGCTGTTCCAAAGGCAAGTGCCGATTCAATACTTTGCAGGGATTCAATTTTAAACTGGACCCGTAAAACAGGAATACCTGTGAGAAGTCCTTTAAGAAGTGAAAGATGTGGAAGAGTTACTGCAGACATAGCTGTTGAGACTTTGAATATTATTTTTGAAAAACTGCCAGTTTCTATTTCTTTATGA
- a CDS encoding TIGR01212 family radical SAM protein (This family includes YhcC from E. coli K-12, an uncharacterized radical SAM protein.) has protein sequence MEIRFKTFSNYLKEIFKERVFRVTVDAGFTCPNRDGTKGIQGCIYCYSGSEYNPEKRQKGIREQIEEGIERARKRYKADKFLVYFQAYTNTYAPIEKLKKIYDEIKNFPEVVGIIVGTRPDAVSYEVLKLINSYTENYLVWIEYGLESPHFKSLQWMNRGHGFSDFLNAFNLTRKFPSINICVHIILGLPVETREEMLETADILAALKIDGVKIHPLHVIKGTPLEKLYLNYPFSLMKEEEYVDLVVDFIERLHPDTVVQRITGEAPSELLIAPSWCSQNSKNRLINRIRERFIERDTYQGKNCKFC, from the coding sequence GTGGAAATTAGATTTAAAACTTTCTCCAATTATTTAAAAGAGATATTCAAGGAGAGGGTTTTTAGGGTTACAGTTGACGCCGGATTCACCTGCCCAAACAGAGACGGAACAAAAGGAATTCAGGGGTGTATCTACTGTTATTCTGGTTCTGAATACAATCCTGAAAAGCGGCAAAAGGGTATAAGGGAGCAGATAGAGGAAGGGATAGAAAGAGCCAGAAAAAGGTATAAAGCTGATAAGTTTCTCGTCTATTTTCAGGCTTATACCAACACATACGCTCCGATTGAAAAGCTGAAAAAAATCTATGATGAGATAAAGAATTTTCCCGAAGTGGTGGGAATTATAGTAGGAACAAGACCGGATGCTGTGTCTTATGAAGTGCTTAAGCTCATAAATAGTTATACCGAGAATTATCTTGTGTGGATAGAGTACGGTCTTGAAAGTCCTCACTTTAAGTCGCTTCAATGGATGAATCGGGGTCACGGATTTTCAGATTTTCTAAATGCTTTTAATCTTACAAGAAAGTTTCCTTCAATAAACATTTGTGTTCACATAATTTTAGGGCTTCCTGTTGAAACAAGGGAAGAGATGCTTGAAACAGCAGACATCCTCGCAGCTTTAAAGATTGATGGAGTGAAAATACACCCTTTACACGTGATAAAAGGGACCCCTTTAGAAAAGCTTTATCTTAACTATCCTTTTTCTCTCATGAAAGAGGAAGAGTATGTTGACCTTGTTGTTGACTTTATAGAGAGGCTACATCCTGATACTGTAGTTCAGCGTATTACCGGAGAAGCTCCTTCAGAACTTTTAATTGCTCCTTCATGGTGCAGTCAAAATTCAAAAAATAGATTGATAAACAGAATAAGAGAGAGATTTATTGAAAGAGATACATATCAGGGGAAAAATTGCAAATTCTGCTAA
- the pyrE gene encoding orotate phosphoribosyltransferase, with protein MLTEEEIKEIFLKTDAFLEGHFLLSSGLHSPYYLQCAKVLQYPEFAEILCREIGDKVKELDVEIDFVIAPAIGGIIVSYETARHLGVRGIFAERKDGVNLILRRGFEIKPGEKALVVEDVVTTGKSTKETMEVVKSCGGEVVAVASLVDRSGGSVDFGVPFVTLWSLEVPAYKPESCPICREGKIPLEKPGSRKIV; from the coding sequence ATGCTTACAGAAGAGGAAATAAAAGAGATATTCCTGAAAACAGATGCGTTCCTAGAAGGTCATTTCCTTCTTTCAAGCGGTCTTCACAGTCCTTACTATCTTCAGTGTGCTAAAGTTTTGCAATATCCAGAATTTGCCGAGATTTTATGCAGGGAGATAGGTGATAAGGTAAAGGAGCTTGATGTTGAGATAGATTTTGTAATAGCCCCGGCAATAGGTGGAATTATCGTTTCCTATGAAACAGCAAGGCACCTTGGGGTAAGGGGAATATTTGCCGAGCGAAAAGATGGTGTTAACCTTATCTTAAGGAGAGGATTTGAAATAAAACCTGGAGAAAAAGCACTTGTAGTTGAAGATGTTGTTACAACAGGAAAATCAACAAAAGAAACAATGGAAGTGGTAAAATCCTGCGGTGGAGAAGTTGTCGCAGTGGCAAGTCTTGTTGATAGAAGCGGGGGAAGTGTGGATTTTGGGGTTCCCTTTGTAACTTTGTGGAGCCTTGAAGTTCCTGCATATAAGCCTGAAAGTTGCCCTATATGTAGAGAAGGAAAGATACCCCTTGAAAAACCTGGAAGCAGAAAAATAGTTTAG
- a CDS encoding polyprenyl synthetase family protein translates to MKIFKPFEVIKNELYACEEFAENLLRSDVKSVLEAGGYIFNSGGKRVRPGLTILSGKLFNPDDKKLIPVAIAMEYIHTATLLHDDIVDGASLRRGKPSANAVFGNDVAVLVGDYMFAQGVSTFATYGGVEVLQRALDAIRDMSEGELKQLEMIGNVDLTEEDYFDIIYRKTASLLSTCCEAGAIIGGADRKQKLSMRDFGKFIGYAFQLVDDAFDYISDEETIGKPAGNDIREGKITYPFIAVRDTLREEEKNRVEEIFNSQNPSKSDINYIREIVIERGGVDKTLSLAREYVGKAKALLDDIDDSIYKNSLKEIADFIVARTY, encoded by the coding sequence ATGAAGATATTTAAACCGTTTGAAGTTATAAAAAATGAACTCTACGCCTGTGAAGAGTTTGCTGAGAATCTTTTAAGGTCTGATGTTAAATCTGTTCTTGAAGCGGGCGGTTATATTTTTAATAGCGGTGGAAAAAGGGTAAGACCTGGATTAACCATACTTTCTGGGAAACTTTTCAATCCTGACGATAAAAAGTTAATTCCTGTAGCCATTGCGATGGAGTATATTCACACGGCTACTCTACTTCACGATGATATTGTTGACGGAGCTTCTTTAAGGCGCGGAAAGCCTTCTGCAAATGCAGTTTTTGGCAATGATGTGGCTGTTCTTGTAGGTGATTATATGTTTGCTCAGGGAGTTTCAACATTTGCCACATACGGAGGTGTTGAGGTTCTTCAAAGAGCCCTTGATGCTATAAGGGATATGTCAGAAGGTGAACTTAAACAGCTTGAGATGATAGGTAATGTGGATTTAACAGAAGAAGATTACTTTGACATTATCTATCGTAAAACTGCATCTCTCCTTTCAACCTGTTGTGAAGCTGGAGCTATTATCGGTGGTGCTGACAGGAAGCAAAAGCTTTCCATGAGGGACTTTGGAAAATTTATAGGGTATGCGTTTCAACTTGTTGATGATGCTTTTGATTATATTTCAGATGAAGAAACTATAGGAAAACCTGCTGGAAACGATATTCGGGAAGGAAAAATAACATATCCTTTTATAGCTGTTCGTGATACTTTAAGAGAAGAGGAGAAAAATAGGGTTGAAGAAATTTTCAACTCTCAAAATCCATCAAAAAGTGATATAAATTATATAAGGGAAATCGTTATAGAGCGGGGTGGGGTTGATAAAACGTTATCTCTTGCAAGGGAGTATGTTGGGAAAGCCAAGGCTTTGCTTGATGATATAGATGATTCTATTTATAAAAATTCCCTTAAAGAGATAGCAGATTTTATAGTTGCCAGAACATACTAA
- a CDS encoding phosphoribosyltransferase encodes MVFTDRKEAGKLLAEAIINKYDGTLVSPVVVAIPRGGVVVAEPVAEALNAPLTLIFPRKIGAPFNEEYAIGAVTESGFVLLNPDITDDVAARLGITREYIEKKAFEEMEEIKRRKEKFRVSDINMKDRDVILVDDGIATGLTVKAAIMELKNKKPRRIILAIPVMPAEKVDEFRSIVDDLIVLYPAPFFRAVGQFYSQFPQTDDSEVIEILEKFKGK; translated from the coding sequence ATGGTCTTTACAGACAGAAAAGAAGCAGGAAAGCTTCTTGCAGAAGCCATTATAAATAAATATGATGGAACTCTTGTTTCACCGGTTGTTGTTGCTATCCCGCGAGGGGGAGTTGTTGTGGCAGAACCTGTGGCTGAAGCTTTAAATGCACCTTTAACCCTTATCTTCCCGCGAAAAATAGGAGCTCCTTTCAATGAAGAGTATGCGATAGGTGCTGTAACAGAAAGCGGCTTTGTTCTCTTGAATCCTGATATTACAGATGATGTAGCGGCGCGGCTTGGAATCACCAGAGAATATATTGAGAAAAAAGCCTTTGAAGAGATGGAGGAGATAAAAAGGAGAAAGGAAAAATTCAGGGTAAGTGATATTAATATGAAGGATAGAGATGTGATTCTTGTTGATGACGGAATAGCCACAGGGCTTACAGTTAAAGCAGCTATTATGGAACTAAAAAACAAAAAACCGAGAAGGATTATACTGGCAATTCCTGTCATGCCGGCTGAAAAGGTTGACGAGTTCAGGTCTATTGTTGATGATCTTATAGTTTTATATCCTGCTCCGTTTTTCAGGGCTGTGGGGCAGTTTTACAGTCAGTTTCCACAAACAGATGATAGTGAAGTTATAGAAATTCTTGAGAAGTTTAAAGGAAAATGA
- a CDS encoding replication-associated recombination protein A → METLFSKGKRPLPYRLQPETLDEFIGQSHILGKGKPLRNLIEKDAVKSSVFWGEPGTGKTTLARLIAKLSRAEFIEINAVTSNIKEIKEALKRGKANFELGKKTILFIDEIHRFNKIQQDALLPDIEAGNVILVGASTENPYFSLVPALRSRVKLYKFNPLSVKEIKKLLRWALTDRRGLRDKKLKISEENLELIARLSGGDGRKALNFLEEIASLVPVGAEITREIIEEVAYGETTGYGKGDYHYDIISAFIKSVRGSDVDAALYYLARMLKGGEDPMFIARRLVILASEDIGNANPEALLISNAAMNIVSKIGMPEAALTLAQATIYLAMSPKSNAVYRSIGKALEAVESGDILPVPLHLKDSHYEGAKKLNHGKGYLYPHNFPRHYVKQKYLSEDRKFYTDDGIGFEKQLKIWLKEMMEDENNG, encoded by the coding sequence ATGGAAACTCTCTTTTCAAAAGGAAAACGTCCACTTCCTTACAGACTTCAGCCTGAAACACTTGATGAGTTCATAGGTCAGTCCCACATTCTCGGTAAAGGTAAACCTTTAAGAAATTTGATAGAGAAAGACGCTGTTAAGTCTTCAGTATTCTGGGGGGAACCGGGAACGGGAAAAACAACTCTTGCAAGACTTATTGCAAAACTGTCCAGGGCAGAGTTTATAGAAATTAACGCTGTAACTTCAAACATAAAAGAGATAAAAGAAGCTCTAAAAAGAGGAAAAGCAAACTTTGAATTAGGAAAGAAAACTATACTTTTTATTGATGAGATTCACCGTTTCAATAAAATTCAGCAGGATGCCCTATTGCCAGACATTGAAGCTGGAAACGTTATTCTGGTAGGGGCATCAACGGAAAATCCCTACTTTTCCCTTGTTCCGGCTCTTCGCTCTCGTGTAAAGCTTTATAAGTTTAATCCTCTGTCTGTTAAAGAGATAAAAAAGCTTCTCAGATGGGCTTTGACAGATAGAAGAGGGTTAAGAGATAAAAAACTTAAAATTTCCGAAGAAAATCTTGAGCTTATTGCACGGCTGAGCGGTGGAGATGGAAGGAAAGCTCTTAATTTTCTTGAGGAGATAGCATCCCTTGTGCCGGTTGGAGCAGAAATTACCAGGGAGATAATTGAAGAGGTAGCATACGGAGAAACTACCGGATACGGCAAAGGGGATTACCATTACGATATTATTTCCGCTTTTATAAAATCTGTCAGGGGTAGTGATGTTGATGCTGCCCTTTACTATCTTGCAAGGATGTTAAAGGGCGGTGAAGACCCTATGTTTATAGCAAGAAGGCTTGTTATCCTGGCATCGGAAGATATAGGAAATGCCAATCCAGAAGCCCTTCTCATTTCAAACGCCGCAATGAACATAGTTTCAAAGATAGGAATGCCAGAGGCTGCATTAACACTTGCACAGGCTACAATTTACCTTGCCATGAGTCCAAAATCCAACGCTGTTTACCGTTCTATTGGTAAGGCTCTTGAAGCGGTTGAGTCAGGGGATATTCTGCCAGTTCCTTTACATTTGAAGGATTCCCATTATGAGGGAGCAAAGAAGCTTAATCACGGGAAAGGATATCTTTATCCTCATAATTTTCCTCGCCATTACGTGAAGCAGAAATATCTGTCTGAAGACAGGAAATTTTACACTGATGACGGGATAGGTTTTGAAAAACAGCTTAAAATTTGGCTAAAGGAGATGATGGAAGATGAGAATAACGGGTAA
- a CDS encoding shikimate dehydrogenase: protein MRITGKTEVYGIFGFPVKHSLSPLMQTAAFRALGIDAVYVPFEVSPENLDKAVEGLKAMNIKGVNVTVPLKERIIPYLDSIDKTAEFMGAANTVKNIDGKLYGYNTDGDGFVDSLIEEGIEVRDRKVLIIGAGGSAKAIAYALLKSGVNRIVIANRTIEKAESLADKLKGIGDVNTVSLLNINSVIDKFDILINTTSVGMEEDDPFLFDYNHIKSYMVVVDIIYKPFETKLLKVAKSKGAKTINGLGMLIHQGARAFKIWTGKEAPVEVMRKVLLEGLK from the coding sequence ATGAGAATAACGGGTAAAACTGAAGTTTATGGAATATTTGGCTTTCCTGTTAAACACTCTCTTTCACCGTTAATGCAAACTGCAGCGTTTAGGGCACTTGGCATAGATGCTGTTTATGTACCTTTTGAAGTTTCTCCGGAAAATCTTGATAAAGCGGTAGAAGGCTTGAAGGCTATGAACATTAAGGGAGTAAATGTTACAGTTCCGCTTAAAGAGAGAATTATTCCCTATCTTGATAGTATAGATAAGACTGCTGAGTTTATGGGAGCGGCTAATACGGTAAAGAACATTGATGGAAAACTTTACGGTTACAATACTGACGGAGATGGATTTGTTGATTCTCTTATAGAAGAAGGTATTGAAGTTAGAGACAGAAAAGTTCTTATTATCGGGGCAGGTGGTTCAGCGAAGGCTATCGCTTATGCCCTTTTAAAAAGTGGAGTTAACAGGATTGTAATAGCGAACAGAACAATTGAAAAAGCAGAGAGTCTCGCTGATAAGTTAAAAGGAATTGGTGATGTAAATACAGTTTCTCTTTTAAACATAAATTCTGTTATTGATAAGTTTGACATTCTAATAAATACAACATCTGTTGGAATGGAAGAAGATGACCCATTCCTATTTGATTACAACCATATAAAATCTTATATGGTTGTGGTTGACATTATTTACAAACCTTTTGAAACAAAACTTTTAAAAGTGGCAAAATCAAAAGGTGCAAAAACCATAAACGGTCTTGGAATGCTTATTCATCAGGGAGCAAGGGCTTTTAAAATCTGGACCGGTAAAGAAGCTCCTGTTGAAGTGATGAGAAAAGTGCTTTTAGAAGGATTGAAATGA
- a CDS encoding MgtC/SapB family protein, producing the protein MIEMLKSFVSTPLMEQFQVYFMSVLFGGLIGIEREYKKQREGTPAFGGIRTFILLSLIGTVSADISSRGYSFLLPVSFLTVASFILWAQKHEQESGLTSEFAALLTYLVGILSFFREFQLSAVISIAVFSVLTFKKQMHDFVKHITLEDFVAFLKFAVVSIIIYPLFPDKPLFGVNLKDVWAMVVVISSIDFVGYILTKFVGSKKGSVITGLIGGLVSSTAVAVTLSKYAKRTPLFIKEYAAGIVGASAIMFLRILILIFIVSPVLLKYFILPCLMATTLGFVFVFKNAKLKTKQGEKIEVHNPYELSNALKFGFLFGVILFITKFAVKYAGAWGLFAVSAISGLSDVDAITLSLAKLSASNEIGVFVAVIGIFLAATVNTLFKWFLTLFAGDRSVFKETSTGFILLILGELTGIVLILFGFLHEGMKI; encoded by the coding sequence ATGATAGAAATGCTTAAAAGCTTTGTTTCTACCCCTTTGATGGAGCAGTTTCAGGTTTACTTTATGTCTGTACTTTTTGGTGGTTTGATAGGAATAGAGAGAGAATATAAAAAGCAGAGAGAAGGAACTCCGGCTTTCGGGGGAATAAGAACTTTTATTCTGCTTTCTCTTATAGGAACTGTTTCTGCTGATATTTCAAGTAGAGGTTATTCTTTTCTGCTTCCTGTATCTTTTCTTACGGTAGCTTCATTTATTCTCTGGGCTCAAAAACATGAACAGGAATCGGGATTAACGTCGGAGTTTGCCGCCCTTTTAACCTATCTTGTAGGTATTCTTTCTTTTTTTAGAGAATTTCAGCTTTCAGCGGTTATCTCAATAGCTGTGTTTTCTGTTTTAACCTTTAAAAAGCAGATGCATGATTTTGTTAAACATATAACCCTTGAAGATTTTGTTGCGTTTTTAAAGTTTGCCGTTGTTTCTATTATCATCTATCCACTTTTTCCTGATAAACCCTTATTTGGAGTTAATCTTAAAGATGTTTGGGCTATGGTAGTTGTTATATCTTCTATAGATTTTGTTGGGTATATACTTACAAAGTTTGTGGGAAGCAAAAAAGGTTCTGTTATTACAGGCTTAATAGGAGGTCTTGTTTCAAGTACAGCTGTTGCTGTAACTCTTTCCAAATATGCTAAAAGAACTCCTTTATTTATTAAAGAGTATGCTGCAGGTATTGTGGGAGCTTCTGCAATAATGTTTTTAAGAATACTTATTCTTATCTTTATAGTAAGCCCTGTGCTTTTAAAGTATTTTATTCTTCCATGTCTGATGGCTACCACTTTGGGGTTTGTCTTTGTGTTTAAAAATGCGAAACTCAAAACGAAGCAGGGAGAGAAAATAGAAGTTCATAATCCTTATGAGCTTTCAAATGCCCTGAAATTTGGATTTCTTTTTGGAGTTATCCTTTTTATTACGAAATTTGCTGTTAAATACGCTGGAGCATGGGGTCTTTTTGCGGTTTCTGCTATTTCTGGTCTTTCAGATGTGGATGCCATAACTTTATCCCTTGCAAAACTTTCTGCTTCAAACGAAATAGGGGTTTTTGTAGCGGTAATTGGTATATTTTTAGCTGCTACGGTAAATACACTGTTTAAATGGTTTTTAACCCTGTTTGCAGGTGATAGATCTGTTTTTAAAGAAACCTCAACAGGGTTTATTCTGCTAATTTTAGGGGAGTTAACAGGAATAGTTTTAATTCTTTTTGGATTTCTACATGAAGGCATGAAAATTTAG
- the panD gene encoding aspartate 1-decarboxylase: MRRFMFKSKIHRATVTQADLHYEGSITIDESLMKIADILPYEKVDIYNITNGERFSTYVIPGEPGSGVICLNGAAARKAQVGDKVIIVSYCELEENEIENFEPTVVLVDEENKPVKVSSSSGGLMV, translated from the coding sequence ATGAGAAGATTCATGTTTAAATCAAAAATACACAGAGCCACGGTAACGCAGGCAGACCTTCACTATGAAGGCAGCATAACAATAGATGAATCTCTTATGAAAATAGCTGATATTCTTCCGTATGAGAAGGTTGATATATACAACATTACAAACGGTGAAAGATTTTCAACCTACGTAATTCCAGGAGAGCCAGGAAGTGGAGTAATTTGTCTAAACGGTGCTGCTGCAAGAAAAGCCCAGGTAGGTGATAAAGTGATAATAGTCTCTTACTGTGAGCTTGAAGAGAATGAAATAGAAAACTTTGAACCAACAGTGGTTCTTGTAGATGAAGAAAACAAACCTGTAAAAGTATCTTCAAGTTCAGGTGGGTTAATGGTCTAA
- a CDS encoding DUF505 domain-containing protein, producing the protein MVIRKEHALALMRLKEMEEGKFYTVPEGEEAPFIELEMANLARMGNPFEYVLTYWGEVLVNTLSEMVEKGLIAHPEKWDDEFRWIGTEVIAMIDASIKNGDICGGLIEKELSKRGFVEEKKIEKKGTFKVVNDFGKAIMDIFNNATPRLIVSRELKEFIKNAPTGPAESSFIKGESRFPLILESMRLIAFSVPTSDVYTFTALGEKVKQACELIPPVRDVIISEDIMDTLAECFDEGIDAVDEEGKELLWELALVDDKGELLPAGEALLEVYRVWRDRESLPVKTVDVEAIDAELLKGIEEVWEKNKENPEVVPTVEELVHYLFYKPLKEYKHVLEHYGRRLYQDLGYQKKEEIKKKFEEVKTAEELFKSFYEKGNQWYEKLFDIVQESLYTLESFGIIKSSDHNGKKVHRLTEWGEKILQDMKRRGFRRISSTAVKSITIKHRVFGAPNVDWYEEAVNAQLVGGGEPTEAGKLYEEVAYKAKRLPHITRFELQVLHKIPERGYFIDNLYEEFDETWHEEIEFAINKLEARGYIDILPNRAIVLTEVGSLIKRALAGTPEGFGNPITPLGVRVLDALRKVGTLYVKEQKIRVLPKNLKEAIKLSGLDEETFGKELLILKNAKLVGKNSINEAGLLVLEALDKLN; encoded by the coding sequence ATGGTAATCAGAAAAGAACATGCTCTTGCCCTTATGAGATTGAAAGAGATGGAAGAAGGCAAGTTTTATACTGTGCCTGAAGGTGAAGAAGCTCCTTTTATAGAGCTTGAAATGGCAAATCTTGCAAGGATGGGTAATCCTTTTGAGTATGTTTTAACCTATTGGGGAGAAGTCCTTGTAAATACTCTTTCTGAAATGGTAGAAAAAGGTCTAATAGCTCATCCTGAAAAGTGGGATGATGAGTTTAGATGGATCGGAACAGAAGTTATTGCAATGATAGATGCTTCTATAAAAAATGGAGATATCTGTGGTGGTCTCATAGAAAAGGAACTTTCAAAAAGAGGATTTGTTGAAGAGAAGAAGATTGAGAAAAAGGGAACTTTTAAAGTTGTAAATGATTTCGGAAAAGCTATTATGGACATATTTAACAATGCAACTCCACGCCTTATAGTGAGTAGGGAATTGAAGGAATTTATTAAAAACGCTCCAACCGGTCCGGCGGAAAGTTCCTTTATAAAAGGAGAAAGTAGATTCCCTCTTATTCTTGAATCTATGAGATTGATAGCTTTTTCTGTACCGACTTCTGATGTTTATACATTCACGGCATTGGGAGAGAAGGTTAAACAGGCGTGTGAGCTTATACCCCCTGTAAGGGATGTGATTATTTCTGAGGACATTATGGATACGCTGGCAGAGTGTTTTGATGAGGGTATAGACGCTGTTGATGAAGAAGGAAAAGAGCTTCTCTGGGAACTTGCACTTGTTGATGATAAAGGAGAGCTTTTACCTGCGGGAGAAGCTTTGCTTGAAGTTTATAGAGTGTGGAGGGATAGAGAGTCTCTTCCTGTGAAAACGGTGGATGTGGAAGCAATAGATGCAGAGCTTTTAAAAGGAATAGAGGAAGTGTGGGAGAAAAATAAGGAGAATCCGGAAGTTGTTCCAACTGTGGAAGAGCTCGTTCACTATCTTTTCTATAAGCCTTTAAAAGAGTACAAACATGTACTTGAACATTACGGTAGAAGGCTGTATCAGGATTTAGGTTATCAAAAGAAAGAAGAAATTAAGAAAAAGTTTGAAGAGGTTAAAACGGCAGAAGAGCTGTTTAAAAGCTTTTATGAAAAGGGTAATCAGTGGTATGAGAAACTCTTTGATATTGTTCAGGAGAGTCTTTATACCCTGGAATCTTTCGGAATTATTAAGTCGTCAGACCACAATGGTAAAAAAGTTCACAGGTTAACAGAGTGGGGAGAAAAGATTCTTCAAGATATGAAGAGGAGAGGTTTCAGAAGAATCTCATCTACTGCTGTTAAGTCTATAACCATTAAACACAGGGTTTTTGGTGCGCCGAATGTTGATTGGTATGAAGAAGCAGTGAATGCTCAGCTTGTTGGTGGTGGAGAGCCAACAGAAGCCGGAAAGCTTTATGAAGAAGTTGCTTATAAAGCTAAAAGACTTCCTCACATTACACGATTTGAACTTCAGGTGCTTCATAAGATACCGGAAAGAGGTTACTTTATTGATAATCTTTACGAAGAGTTTGATGAAACCTGGCATGAGGAGATAGAGTTTGCGATTAATAAACTTGAAGCAAGAGGTTATATAGATATTCTTCCAAATAGAGCAATTGTTTTAACAGAGGTTGGAAGTTTGATTAAGAGAGCACTTGCAGGGACGCCTGAAGGCTTTGGTAATCCAATAACACCTCTTGGTGTCAGGGTGCTTGATGCTTTGAGGAAGGTAGGAACTCTTTATGTGAAAGAGCAGAAGATAAGAGTCCTTCCTAAAAATCTTAAAGAGGCGATTAAGCTTTCGGGACTTGATGAGGAAACCTTTGGAAAAGAACTTCTTATTTTGAAAAATGCTAAACTTGTTGGTAAAAACAGCATAAACGAAGCAGGTCTTCTTGTTCTTGAAGCTCTTGATAAACTTAACTAA